In Pseudomonas oryzicola, one DNA window encodes the following:
- a CDS encoding LysR family transcriptional regulator gives MDQIHLMKVFVATGELESFAAAARRLDISPAAVTRAVSALEEQLGVKLLLRTTRSVRLTEAGNRYLEDTRHILASIHEANEAAAGINSTPKGDLAVTAPILFGKKFVMPCIVSYLQQYPEVDVSAYFLDRIVNMVEEGMDVAVRIGPLPDSGLKALRVGRVRRMLCASPEYLARHGMPKHPSDLAGHAVIGTTNLSPRAGWRFGVTDEPTLVRVKPRLMVTSNDGAIAAACGGLGIARLLSYQVADELASGQLQVILAEYEEAPWPIHVLHRESKYGSAKVRAFIDMLAQALRTQQLD, from the coding sequence ATGGACCAGATCCACCTGATGAAGGTGTTCGTCGCCACCGGCGAACTGGAAAGCTTCGCCGCCGCTGCTCGGCGCCTGGACATCTCCCCAGCCGCGGTCACCCGCGCCGTCAGCGCCCTGGAAGAGCAGCTCGGGGTCAAGTTGCTGCTGCGCACTACCCGCAGTGTCCGTCTTACCGAAGCCGGTAACCGCTACCTGGAAGATACCCGGCATATCCTCGCCAGCATCCACGAGGCCAACGAAGCCGCCGCCGGCATCAACTCGACCCCCAAGGGCGACCTGGCCGTCACCGCGCCCATCCTGTTCGGCAAGAAGTTCGTCATGCCGTGTATCGTCAGCTACCTGCAGCAGTACCCCGAAGTTGACGTTTCCGCCTACTTCCTCGACCGCATCGTCAACATGGTCGAAGAGGGCATGGATGTGGCCGTTCGCATCGGTCCCTTGCCCGACTCCGGGCTGAAAGCACTGCGCGTGGGCAGGGTCCGGCGCATGCTGTGCGCCTCTCCCGAATACCTGGCGCGGCATGGTATGCCGAAGCATCCGTCCGACCTGGCGGGGCATGCGGTGATCGGCACCACCAACCTGTCGCCACGTGCCGGCTGGCGCTTCGGGGTGACCGATGAACCGACTCTGGTGCGGGTGAAGCCCCGCTTGATGGTTACCAGCAATGACGGGGCAATCGCCGCCGCCTGCGGCGGGTTGGGCATTGCCCGCCTGCTGTCGTACCAGGTCGCGGATGAACTGGCCAGTGGGCAGTTGCAGGTGATTCTGGCCGAGTACGAGGAGGCGCCATGGCCGATCCATGTGCTGCACCGGGAGAGCAAGTACGGTTCGGCCAAGGTCCGGGCGTTCATTGACATGCTGGCGCAGGCATTGAGGACGCAGCAGCTGGACTGA
- a CDS encoding UPF0149 family protein encodes MLPALSEKELDRLEDLLITYGNDYSVLNLAELNGFFTALASSPVTVTPEQWLPVVAGGKVPKFKKPAHEEAYTALMLRYANQVAEHLGDDIDRFEPLFEESEGEEGTVIVMEEWCFGYMRGTQVAGWEPLPAEQDQWLKAISLHGLEDNFELLDQMSEEDIQACVPQVIEAARGLFRYFNKLN; translated from the coding sequence ATGCTACCCGCCCTCAGCGAAAAAGAACTCGACCGCCTCGAAGACCTGTTGATCACCTACGGCAACGATTACTCGGTGCTGAACCTGGCCGAGCTCAATGGTTTTTTCACGGCGCTGGCCAGCTCGCCGGTCACCGTCACCCCGGAGCAATGGCTGCCCGTGGTGGCGGGTGGCAAGGTACCAAAATTCAAGAAGCCGGCGCATGAAGAGGCCTATACGGCGTTGATGCTGCGCTACGCCAACCAGGTGGCGGAGCACCTGGGCGATGACATCGACCGGTTCGAGCCGCTGTTCGAGGAAAGCGAAGGCGAGGAGGGCACGGTGATCGTGATGGAGGAGTGGTGCTTTGGCTACATGCGCGGCACTCAGGTCGCCGGCTGGGAACCGCTGCCTGCGGAGCAGGATCAGTGGCTCAAGGCCATTTCGCTGCATGGGCTGGAAGATAACTTCGAGCTGCTGGACCAGATGAGCGAAGAGGACATCCAGGCCTGCGTACCACAAGTGATCGAGGCTGCACGTGGGTTATTCCGGTATTTCAACAAGCTGAACTGA
- a CDS encoding glutathione S-transferase family protein, producing MSNPIKLYNFPKSGHAHRIELMLSLLNLPTELVFVDLAKGAHKQPDFLALNPFGQVPVIDDNGTVIADSNAILVYLAKKYDNGTWLPEEPAAAARVQRWLSVAAGPLAFGPAAARLVTVFGASFNTDEVIARAHTLLKVMDAELAKAPFLAGNTPTIADIANYSYIAHAPEGNVSLEPYANVRNWLARIEALPGFVPMPRTVIGLQTSA from the coding sequence ATGTCGAACCCGATCAAGCTTTACAACTTCCCCAAGTCCGGCCACGCCCACCGCATCGAGCTGATGCTTTCGCTGCTGAACCTGCCCACCGAGCTGGTCTTCGTCGACCTCGCCAAAGGTGCGCACAAACAGCCGGACTTCCTGGCGCTGAACCCGTTCGGCCAGGTGCCGGTCATTGATGACAACGGCACGGTGATTGCAGATTCCAACGCGATCCTCGTCTACCTGGCGAAGAAGTACGACAACGGCACCTGGCTGCCCGAAGAACCTGCCGCAGCCGCCCGCGTGCAACGCTGGCTGTCGGTCGCTGCCGGCCCGCTGGCATTCGGCCCTGCCGCCGCCCGCCTGGTGACGGTATTTGGTGCTTCGTTCAATACCGACGAAGTGATTGCCCGCGCCCATACCTTGCTCAAGGTGATGGACGCCGAACTGGCCAAGGCACCCTTCCTGGCGGGCAATACCCCCACCATTGCCGACATCGCCAACTACTCGTACATCGCCCACGCGCCGGAAGGCAACGTGTCGCTGGAACCCTATGCCAACGTACGCAACTGGCTGGCAAGGATCGAGGCGCTGCCGGGCTTCGTGCCCATGCCGCGCACCGTGATCGGCTTGCAGACCAGCGCCTGA
- a CDS encoding pyridoxamine 5'-phosphate oxidase family protein codes for MQKNPAHRPSPWHAGEKTLQEKVGVAQRMEAFGQKVIRDYMPEQHRTFYQQLPFMVAASVDAQGRPWATVLEGPEGFVSSPDPRQLTIDTQLPADDPATAGLSAGQAVGLLGIELHTRRRNRLNGQIRQGANGQLQVTVEQSFGNCPQYIQLREYTRVVEPAQGRLDATTLDARAVGMIQAADTFFVASYIEHGDGQRSVDVSHRGGRPGFIKVEGNRLTIPDYAGNLHFNTLGNLLVNPRAGLLFIDFDTGNVLQLYGHTEILLDSPASQAFEGAERLWTLDVEQVVWRPAAVSLRWAFKEFAPTSLATGTWKEAEARLQQRQQQRQWQPWRVLRVEQESRDIRSFYLEPPADSTVTFAAGQHVPVQVQLAGEAALIRTYSLSSAPSDRYLRISVKAQGPASRHLHERIVAGDVLNVRAPMGSFVLDLHSTRPLVLIGAGVGITPLLAMLREQLNNGQARPIHLFHGARSLADLPFRDELTSLRRRAGGLLQVHRALSQPEEHALVGRDYQFAGRLGIEQVKATLALDDYDFYLCGPGSFTQELYEGLRGVHVPDARIHAEAFGPSTLRRYTDAGQPSLQQPPAASEAVPVYFAASAKEARWAPGSGTLLELAEARGLAPEFSCRGGSCGTCKTRLVSGQVHYPNPPAELPEAGSVLICCAVPAKAEEGEQVLVLDI; via the coding sequence ATGCAAAAGAACCCGGCCCACCGCCCCTCGCCTTGGCATGCGGGCGAGAAAACCCTGCAGGAAAAGGTCGGTGTCGCGCAGCGCATGGAGGCGTTCGGGCAGAAGGTGATTCGCGACTACATGCCCGAGCAGCACCGTACGTTCTATCAACAGCTGCCGTTCATGGTCGCCGCCAGCGTGGACGCCCAGGGACGGCCCTGGGCGACTGTGCTGGAAGGGCCGGAAGGCTTCGTCAGTTCGCCGGACCCTCGCCAGCTGACGATCGACACCCAACTGCCAGCAGACGACCCCGCCACCGCCGGGCTGAGCGCCGGGCAGGCGGTCGGCCTGCTGGGTATCGAATTGCACACCCGTCGGCGCAACCGCCTCAACGGGCAGATCCGCCAGGGCGCCAACGGGCAACTGCAGGTCACGGTCGAGCAGTCGTTCGGCAACTGCCCGCAATACATCCAGTTGCGCGAGTACACGCGCGTCGTCGAACCCGCCCAGGGGCGGCTCGACGCGACAACGCTGGATGCAAGGGCTGTCGGGATGATCCAGGCCGCCGACACCTTTTTCGTCGCCAGCTATATCGAGCATGGCGATGGTCAGCGCTCGGTGGACGTTTCCCACCGTGGCGGCCGGCCAGGCTTCATCAAGGTCGAAGGCAACCGCCTGACCATTCCCGACTATGCCGGCAACCTGCACTTCAACACCTTGGGCAATCTATTGGTGAACCCGCGTGCAGGGCTACTGTTCATCGACTTCGACACGGGCAATGTGCTGCAGCTCTACGGACATACCGAAATACTGCTGGACAGCCCCGCCAGCCAGGCCTTCGAAGGCGCCGAGCGCTTGTGGACGCTGGACGTCGAGCAGGTGGTATGGCGCCCGGCTGCCGTGTCCCTGCGCTGGGCGTTCAAGGAATTTGCGCCAACCAGCCTGGCGACCGGCACCTGGAAAGAGGCCGAAGCGCGCCTGCAGCAACGTCAGCAGCAGCGCCAATGGCAGCCGTGGCGTGTATTGCGGGTAGAACAGGAAAGCCGCGATATCCGCTCGTTCTACCTTGAACCGCCTGCCGACAGCACGGTGACCTTTGCTGCGGGGCAGCATGTGCCGGTGCAAGTGCAGCTCGCTGGCGAGGCGGCACTTATTCGCACCTACAGCTTGTCCAGCGCGCCTTCCGATCGCTACCTGCGCATCAGCGTCAAGGCCCAGGGCCCGGCGTCGCGGCACTTGCATGAGCGCATTGTGGCGGGCGATGTGCTGAATGTGCGCGCGCCCATGGGGAGCTTCGTGCTGGACCTGCACAGCACCCGGCCACTGGTACTGATTGGCGCGGGGGTGGGTATCACGCCTTTACTGGCCATGCTGCGCGAACAATTGAACAACGGGCAGGCACGGCCTATCCACCTGTTCCATGGGGCTCGCAGCCTGGCCGACCTGCCGTTTCGTGACGAACTGACAAGCTTGCGACGACGGGCCGGCGGCCTGCTGCAGGTGCACCGGGCCCTGAGCCAGCCGGAAGAGCATGCGCTGGTGGGGCGTGATTACCAGTTCGCTGGCCGGCTGGGGATCGAGCAGGTCAAGGCAACGCTGGCGCTGGACGACTACGATTTCTACCTGTGCGGCCCGGGCAGTTTTACCCAGGAGTTGTATGAGGGGCTGCGCGGGGTGCATGTACCGGATGCGCGAATCCACGCCGAAGCCTTCGGCCCCTCGACGCTTCGGCGGTACACCGACGCGGGCCAGCCCAGCCTGCAACAGCCGCCCGCTGCCAGCGAGGCGGTGCCGGTGTATTTTGCGGCTTCGGCCAAGGAGGCACGCTGGGCGCCCGGTAGCGGCACGTTGCTGGAGCTGGCCGAGGCCCGTGGGTTGGCGCCGGAGTTCAGTTGCCGGGGGGGATCGTGCGGTACCTGCAAGACCCGCCTGGTGAGTGGCCAGGTGCACTATCCGAACCCGCCAGCCGAATTGCCGGAGGCGGGTTCGGTGCTGATCTGTTGTGCCGTGCCGGCGAAGGCGGAAGAAGGAGAGCAGGTGTTGGTGCTGGATATCTGA